DNA from Alnus glutinosa chromosome 2, dhAlnGlut1.1, whole genome shotgun sequence:
TCAATATGAGTAATGGTAGAAGAGAATACTATTTTTTTAGTCTTACATTTGTTTAATAATGTTGAGGTGGTACTCGAAATTaaatattggattttttttttctttatctaaTAAGGATTAATCAAATGTTTAATTTGAAGTAACACATCAGCCTTATTAGATAAATGTTAAATATAATTATAGtatctaacatttatttattaatattgctaaaataatgttaaaattcACATCTTTATCTCATAACTATTCCACAATATTGAAACACATCATTCCCCAATAATCCAGATAAGAAgtttgaaattcaaaagaatGATGAGATAGAAGCTACGGTTGAGGAAGATCCTATGCAATATGTCAGTTTCAATCAatcgtttgattttttttttaataaggattGATCCAAAGATTAATTGAGACTATTACATCAACATTATATGATAAAttgataattatgaaataaaagtgTGGTTATATTATAGAGATAGAGATAGGATACGTTATTACGTTTACAAAATTTGTAAACCTAGGGAAGATATGATGCATGATGTTAAttaaaaatcaacaattgaatctgttttcctacatgtgaatcctatatattcaatgattgattttacaaaaaaattgttagatagTACGAAAattgtaaacatatcatatctctataTTATATCATGTTGTGATTTGTGAATACGAGggtttttctaatttattttttcgtttcttcGCTTACTCGGTCCAAGTCgtatgattttaaaattatgaaccaagaaaaatcaattaaattttggCAAATGGCAAATAGTCAAACAGTTAATGGCCTTGTCAATTAAAAATTGGATTACGAGCTTTACGTACAGCTGGAAAAGGAGTGCTTTGGAAGCTTATcctatctaattaattaataagaagaAACGGGGGGCTCGATAGGCGACACTCGACAGGTAGTTTGCTTCCAAGCCGGCCGGCCGCGAAGAATTAAGAGATTTTTGCTGCTGCTGACTTGGATCTTCTCgggtgttttttctttgtttatctGGGCCTTTAGGTCGGTGAGAACAAGGGCTGTCCTCAAGAAAGAGGCCAAACCCCTTGAAATCTTGTAATATTTTGAAACAGAAAAGGTCGAATTTGTTTgtcatgaaaaataatttaaaattaaaaaaatgaaaaccaactctttggatttcttaaagagtatACATTGCTTCCCCTGGAAgctaaaatttgtaatttttcaagGCAATAgcaattgaaatttgaagggtTGTGCCAAAAGTCTCAAAGTTAGCCTATCGAACATCTTAGCAAATTGGTTTCAGGTCCACACACTGTCCATTGTCTGAGACCGAAATTGACTGCTTAGATGGGTTATGCCACTTACCAGTTTTGTTGGATATTAACCTCTTAAGTCTCTTTCAAAGATTTTCAAAGAAGATGTATGTCTAAAAGATGTAAGATATAAATCTTGttctttgttcattttttaaggtcagaaaatatatatattttttattttaaaaaaaaaaattgaaaaaatgatgGCAAGGCGAAGAATAACGGTCATAATATAAGAATGGTAATATTAGTAGAATTTATACGATAACATATAGTTCTCCATTAAATTTGAATTTCGATTTGAATGCCGGAAAAacctcaaatttaaaatttcacaatttttaaaataactcACCTCCTACCCCAAAgaagaaaatcaacaaaaggaattgataaattactatttaagtacaattttacttaaaaatctCACACCCCAACACAACATAGGAGAAACATAAAAGAGACATAGGATAACAAGCCAACTACAAATAACATTCACCTAGGTATATTTTTCACCCTTGCATATAGTAATTACAGTAACCATTTTGCGTCGTGAATAATAACAAACTTAGCGGAACCTACAATATACCCTTCAGCCATTAAGCTGCTTAAGCATCTCCACTATGATAAGACAAGTTTCAAACAAGAAAAGCATAATTAGGATCTCGCATATTCGTACCAGTCAAACTCTAGACAGAATTGGCCTGAAGAAGACCTTCTCGAATTTGTGCAGCGATGTCTCTCACTGCACCAGGTCCATGTGGGATGAAAACAGACGAGGACTTTGAGGATGCCCCAATCTCCTTCATAGTGTCGAAGTACTGAGTCACAAGCACCATGTCCATGACATCCTTGGCAGTTGTTCCAGGGACATTCTCAGAGAAGGCAAGTACACTGTCCCTCAGCCCATCAACAATGGCCTGGCGCTGACGAGCAATGCCAAGCCCTGACAAGTATTTTGACTCAGCTTCTCCTTCAGCTCTCTTGATCTGCAATATTTTCTCCGCTTCAGCCTTCTCATTTGCTGCCAACCTCAGTCTAGCGGCTGTTGTAACAATATTGAGAGGCATTAATTATGAGAGGAATAATTAAACATGAAGATCTACCACCCGAAAAAACAAGTGCACACTTTTTGGAATCCAAAGTATTACCTTATCAAAACAAGCTCCACTGCTGATATGattaataatgaatttaaaaaaaaaaaaaaaaaatcaaagcaaacATGGGCTGTGGGAAAATGATCATGCATGTAATCATGGCAGAAGTCCTAGAATCAACACATATAGAAGTACATAAATTgttcaatctttcaatttcgTGCAGATAATTAAAAAGTATGTCCAGTGCATGGATGCACAGGATTACATGCGCAACTATAGTCTATAAAGTgcaaatttacttataaaaatttataaacacTACCTGCATTTATCTCGTTCATTGCTCTCTTCACTTGAACATCTGGCTCTATGTCCACAATAAGGGTCTGGACTATTTCAAACCCATAAGTAGACATGGCCTGTAAAGTACAAAAGAAAGTTGCTAAATTGTCAGTTCTGGGTATATCTTATCCATAACAATTCAAGCCCTCTTTTCCAAGGGCAGAAGATCTACCTTTTCCAGCTCCTCTTCCACAGCTTTTGCTATGTCATTCTTCTGCTCAAAGACCGCATCCAAGTTCAATTTCGGGACACTTGCCCTGATAACTGAAGAAATGAAACACATTAGCTGCAAGAGAAGCAGTGCATGCAGAGCAGCAGAAGTATCTACCAACCATGTtgtccaacaataatctcttcACATTCAAGTTAACttgcttcaaaaaaatttaatggcaCACAATGTGTACAATTGTTTGCAGCCCAAAAATgtgtagaattttttatttctcttttgataAGTGAAAGTACTGAAGCACCAAAGAAAAAGCCTTACATACCATCAAAAACATAGGATTGGATCTGCTCCCTGGTATTGGTGAGCCTATAGAAAGCGTCAGATGCTTTTTCAGCAATGGCGCGAAATTGAACAGATGCAACCACATTGACAAACACATTATCCTGGAAAGCAAATATAAAGCAACCTTGGTCAACTGATCACAACAAATCAGATCAGATTATTCAaattgaagaggaagaagaatttaCATATTATATCTCCCGTTATTAGAAGTAACAAAGCTTTATTGAAAATGAAGAATAAGGGAGAGAGATGCaaaccaaatacaaacacaaattaTAAAGAGACGACAGTTCTAAATTTGGACCACAACTGCTACTTCCCATTTCATAACTTAGGATATCACATTCCTATATGGCAGAGATaattccaatttaattaaaGACTATAAATCATGAAATATACAATCTGACAGACGCATCTGAGATTCAAATCACGTCATTTTGGGAAAGTGAAAGTAAAGAAGTTGAAAACCTTAGTTTTTGTTTCGCATCGAACATCAAGTTGTTGCACACGCAGTGTGAGTCCACCAGCTACCTGGTATCCAAGACACCAAGGCAAGCAGTGACATCCTGGCTCAAGCACATCATCAAACTTTCCAAAATGTTCCCTGATAACCACATTTGACTGATCCACCTGAATGCAACCCAAAGCTTGACCCATACTTCAATTCTGCAAGTAAGATTAACAAAAGAAGCTATAATTCGTAAAACTAAAAAGCACTAATCCACTGTTACATTCTCGATAATTCTGTAACTTTCTAGGGTATCTGAACCTAATAATACTACATCTTTATATTTCAAATCTCAAATTTTGCTGTCTTATTTATACGTGATTTCAGACTATATTCTCTTAAAAGCAATATAAAGAAAACTTTCTAAATGATATTGAAGTCTCCTATAATTGCCTAAAATTTTGAGAGAAGAGCACAAAGTACTCGAGAAAGGTTTCCTTCAGAATTTTCTCTTCCATCTCATCTTCCTCATCAGAGAATAAGGTACTCGAGAAAGGTTTCCTTCAGAATTTTTTCTTCCATCTCATCTACCTCATCAGAGTATAAAGGAACTAATAATTTCCAACAACTAAATGATATCTTATAACCACATGAAAAGTAAAAGCTCATCAGAATGACCTGAACAGGGGCAGGAAGCATTTAAGATAAACTAAGACTATAGTCCTGAATTTCAAAACAAGCTGAacacataaattacaaattacaaaatcatattcagaaaaaatatatatatatatatatatataaacatacacACGCGAAGGAGAAGAGGAACCTTCCTAAGAAGATATCATACACTCAAAGGAGAATAGGAACCTTCCTAAGAAGATATTACTTCTACTGTAGCTTTAGCTCTAATATATACTAAGAATCACACATCTGTcaacttttcttcctttttttgttaacaaaagCACTCTCcaagccttaagcttttgattGGTTATAGGAAAAGAAGAATAGGAGGCatccaaaaccctttttttttttattggtaagttacacacaCGCACCCAGTGGGCCTTGAACCCAGACCTCACCCTCCACCATGCTTTAGAGGGAGGAAGTACCATTTGAGCCAAAGCTCATTGGTAAAGGAGGCATCCAATGACCCAAGACTTGACACGTAAGAAATCAATAATGTAGTCCAGATGTCTTTTTCGCTGTGGGAAGTTGACTATTCCATTCTCTCTGGAGACATAAACAACACGAATCGTTAAActcagaattttattttcttctctcatcctttttttctcagcaaccaagcaGAGGATaaaatcaacaaaatcaaatcaaaacttaattttagaaaaaacaaagaaacctcACTCAGTAGCCTAACATAACAATTAAGGTTCAACTCTCCTAGAAATAAAATCAACAGTTAACATATGAATCAGTTCctgctttcttttctcttcctctgttttctCGGAAACCAAACGGACGGTAACAGTTACGAACACACACAAAATGAACTACTTTAGTTTATTAATAGTTAAATGGAACATTCGTCAGATTTAaacgaaacaaaaaaaaccactatTCAAGCCCTAAGATTCGGTtgccaaaaagaaattgaaaatccGAGAAAAGAATGAACAAGAAAATTGAgggtgttttcttttgtttttcttaggCTTGTATTTCTGGCCTATGAGTTGTTTTCTCTGTTTAGAGATTGTGTTCCAGATTGTTTTCTTTCTGGAGTGTAAACTGAGAGTTGTTCAATGAAGgattttattcatttaaaaaaaaaaaaaaaaaaagggcctaTCAACAGCAAGCATAGAAAATCATAACTTCttgttcgatttttttttttaaaaaaaaaattaacactgAAGATTCCTGCTCCTTCGCTTTATTTTCTCCTCCTCTGCTTTCTCACTAATCAAACAGACACAATCTTACCACAAAAGAAATGCGGCCGTTTGGCTGCGGAGAAAGCTAACAACAGGCCAGAATTGAAAGCGACTATTCGGAATTTTCTCTTACATTTCCTACGCTTTCCCGACAACCAAACACAGCATGAAAATTGAGAGAGTGACGACTAACCTTGCAGCTCAAACCGAGAGAGGAAACAAGAGCGAGGGATTTCGATATGTTTCTTATGGGGGCCTTGATTGCTCATTCCATATATAGCAGCAGTAGTAAGCACAGCCTGACGCTTTCCTTCGTGCTTCCGCGAATTAATAACCCTGTTTGGTAACTCTATTTATTTTGCTGTTGATAACTGCAGCGATTTTTTAACGAGACTAAACTGCCTTCTGTTTTCTTAGGAAAAACGTGTGGGGCGCACGCCGCGCACACGGACAATATTGATTCTGTTGGTTAATTAATGTgttatagaaatattttttatttttagtttgataaAGTAGTTTGTTGTaatataaaggtaaaaaatatttttttatttttaaagttgttttgtttttgagttgtgtattaatatcttttatttaaatcaaaaaaaaaattaaaacggagctattatttaaaaaaaaataatgttatatgtacaactattttataatttatatacttttgaaaaatttatttataatttttaatacatGTTAGCATATAATTGGATATAAATTAAGTactaataaaaatacttttaatattatttaatcacatgtcaaaagttataaaatagttaaaagtgtaacattttccttatttaattattcataaaaaataaaaataaaacattttccttatttaataatttaatggcACGCACTAAAATGGATGCAAATAGGTAGCTCATTGTCTAGTGCGAGCAGCAATTTAACCGACTTTAAAGAATGAagttgacaaaaaaataaataaatcctcatgagatttaaaataatttttatttctcatttgcataaactattttttgccGTTCTCCCACACCTCTAAGTAGGCTATTATGAAAGGGCCTCTTATGGTGCCTA
Protein-coding regions in this window:
- the LOC133859739 gene encoding hypersensitive-induced response protein 1 gives rise to the protein MGQALGCIQVDQSNVVIREHFGKFDDVLEPGCHCLPWCLGYQVAGGLTLRVQQLDVRCETKTKDNVFVNVVASVQFRAIAEKASDAFYRLTNTREQIQSYVFDVIRASVPKLNLDAVFEQKNDIAKAVEEELEKAMSTYGFEIVQTLIVDIEPDVQVKRAMNEINAAARLRLAANEKAEAEKILQIKRAEGEAESKYLSGLGIARQRQAIVDGLRDSVLAFSENVPGTTAKDVMDMVLVTQYFDTMKEIGASSKSSSVFIPHGPGAVRDIAAQIREGLLQANSV